The Pseudomonas sp. SCA2728.1_7 DNA segment AGAAGGCCACGACGACGGCCTGTTCACCGTCAAGCCGTTGTAAGTCGAGGAACCCGCCATGGCTTTCGAAGCAATGTTCCAGCCGATCCAGATCGGCAAACTGACCATCCGCAACCGCGTGCTCAGCACCGCGCACGCCGAGGTCTACGCAACGGACGGTGGCATGACCACCGACCGCTACGTCAAGTATTACGAAGAGAAAGCCAAGGGCGGCATCGGCCTGGCAATCTGCGGCGGCTCCTCCGTGGTCGCTATCGACAGCCCGCAGGAATGGTGGAGCTCGGTGAACTTGTCCACCGACCGGATCATTCCGCATTTCCAGAATCTGGCCGACGCCATGCACAAGCATGGCGCCAAGATCATGATTCAGATTACCCACATGGGCCGCCGTTCGCGTTGGGACGGCTTCAACTGGCCGACCCTGATGTCGCCGTCGGGCATCCGTGAGCCAGTGCACCGCGCAACTTGCAAAACCATTGAACCGGAAGAAATCTGGCGGGTGATCGGCAACTATGCCCAGGCCGCGCGCCGGGCCAAGGCCGGTGGTCTTGACGGCGTTGAACTGTCGGCGGTGCACCAGCACATGATCGACCAGTTCTGGAGCCCGCGCGTCAACAAGCGTACCGATGAGTGGGGCGGCACCTTCGAAGGCCGGATGAAGTTCGGTCTGGAAGTACTGAAAGCCGTGCGCGCCGAGGTCGGTGACGACTTCTGCGTGGGCATGCGTCTGTGCGGTGACGAGTTCCACCCGGACGGCTTGTCCCACGAGGACATGAAGCAGATCGCCAAGTATTACGACGACACCGGCATGCTCGACTTTATCGGTGTGGTCGGCTCGGGTTGTGACACTCACAACACCCTGGCCAACGTGATTCCGAACATGAGTTATCCACCGGAGCCGTTCCTGCATCTGGCCGCCGGGATCAAGGAAGTGGTCAAGGTGCCGGTGCTACACGCCCAGAACATCAAGGACCCGAACCAGGCCACGCGCATTCTTGAGGGCGGTTACGTCGACATGGTCGGCATGACCCGCGCGCACATCGCTGACCCGCACCTGATCGCCAAGATCAAGATGGGCCAGATCGACCAGATCAAACAGTGCGTCGGCGCCAACTATTGCATCGACCGCCAGTATCAAGGCCTCGACGTGCTGTGCATCCAGAACGCCGCGACGTCCCGTGAGTACATGGGCGTGCCGCACATCATCGAGAAATCCACCGGACCGAAACGCAAAGTCGTTGTGGTCGGTGCCGGCCCGGCCGGGATGGAAGCGGCCCGTGTTGCTGCCGAGCGTGGCCACGACGTGACCCTTTTCGAGAAGAAGGAATTCATCGGCGGGCAGATCACCACCGCGTCGAAATCGCCGCAGCGCGATCAGATCGCCGGCATCACCCGCTGGTTCCAGTTGGAACTGGCGCGGCTGAAAGTCGATCTGCGCCTGGGCACGGCGGCCGATGCCGAGACCATCATGGACTTGCGTCCGGATGTAGTGGTGCTGGCGGTCGGCGGGCATCCGTATCTGGAGCAGAACGAACACTGGGGCGCCGCCGAAGGGCTGGTGGTCAGCAGTTGGGACGTGCTCGACGGCAAGGTCGCGCCGGGCAAGAACGTGCTGGTCTACGACACGATTTGCGAGTTCACCGGGATGTCGGTTGCCGATTTCCTCGCCGACAAAGGCAGCCAGGTCGAGATCGTCACCGACGACATCAAACCGGGTGTGGCCATCGGCGGTACGTCGTTCCCGACCTACTACCGCAGCATGTACCCGAAAGAAGTGATCATGACCGGCGACATGATGCTGGAGAAGGTCTACCGCGAAGGCGACAAACTGGTCGCGGTGCTGGAGAACGAATACACCGGCGCCAAGGAGGAGCGGGTGGTCGATCAGGTGGTGGTGGAAAACGGCGTGCGGCCGGATGAGGAAATCTACTACGCGCTCAAAGAAGGTTCGCGCAACAAGGGCCAGATCGACGTCGAAGCGTTGTTCGCGATCCAGCCGCAACCTTCGCTGAGCGAGGCGGGCGACGGCTACTTGCTGTTCCGCATCGGCGACTGCGTGGCGCAGCGCAACACGCACGCCGCGATCTATGACGCCCTGCGGCTCTGCAAGGATTTCTAACGGCTTGTGGATCCCCTTGTAGGAGTGAGCCTGCTCGCGATGAACGATAACGCGGTCTGTCTGATACACCGTGGAGACTGAATCGCGAGCAGGCTCACTCCTACAGGAATCGGGCAAGGCATCCAGGTAGTTTGGCCTGCAAGACCCTGCGGTCTTTGGGAGCTTCACCTATGTTGAACACCCTTCTTCCAATCCTGTTGTTCGCCGCTCTGGGCCTTGGTGTCCTCGGCGCGCTGCGGCGGGTGGCCATGTGGCGCCGGGGCCGGGCCTCGAAGGTCGATCTGATCGGCGGCCTGTTGGCCATGCCCAAGCGTTACATGGTCGACTTGCACCACGTGGTGGCGCGGGACAAATACATCGCCAACACCCACGTCGCTACAGCGGGCGGTGCGGT contains these protein-coding regions:
- the dgcA gene encoding dimethylglycine demethylation protein DgcA, producing MAFEAMFQPIQIGKLTIRNRVLSTAHAEVYATDGGMTTDRYVKYYEEKAKGGIGLAICGGSSVVAIDSPQEWWSSVNLSTDRIIPHFQNLADAMHKHGAKIMIQITHMGRRSRWDGFNWPTLMSPSGIREPVHRATCKTIEPEEIWRVIGNYAQAARRAKAGGLDGVELSAVHQHMIDQFWSPRVNKRTDEWGGTFEGRMKFGLEVLKAVRAEVGDDFCVGMRLCGDEFHPDGLSHEDMKQIAKYYDDTGMLDFIGVVGSGCDTHNTLANVIPNMSYPPEPFLHLAAGIKEVVKVPVLHAQNIKDPNQATRILEGGYVDMVGMTRAHIADPHLIAKIKMGQIDQIKQCVGANYCIDRQYQGLDVLCIQNAATSREYMGVPHIIEKSTGPKRKVVVVGAGPAGMEAARVAAERGHDVTLFEKKEFIGGQITTASKSPQRDQIAGITRWFQLELARLKVDLRLGTAADAETIMDLRPDVVVLAVGGHPYLEQNEHWGAAEGLVVSSWDVLDGKVAPGKNVLVYDTICEFTGMSVADFLADKGSQVEIVTDDIKPGVAIGGTSFPTYYRSMYPKEVIMTGDMMLEKVYREGDKLVAVLENEYTGAKEERVVDQVVVENGVRPDEEIYYALKEGSRNKGQIDVEALFAIQPQPSLSEAGDGYLLFRIGDCVAQRNTHAAIYDALRLCKDF